One window of the Populus trichocarpa isolate Nisqually-1 chromosome 9, P.trichocarpa_v4.1, whole genome shotgun sequence genome contains the following:
- the LOC7457555 gene encoding probable carbohydrate esterase At4g34215 — MEEVAQSTKTIFVLAGQSNMSGRGGVIKDSHNNQKLWDRAVPLECQPHPNILRLSAKLKWEPASEQIHADIDTKKACGVGPGMSFANAVRERITGVVGLVPCAVGGTAIKEWARGEELYENMVKRAKESVKDGGEIKGLLWFQGESDTSTQIEADAYQGNMKKLIENVREDLGLPSLPIIQVAIASGLDDNYMEKVREAQLNINLPNVVCVDAKGLDLKEDHLHLTTESQVKLGNMLADAYLKHFAASQ; from the exons ATGGAAGAAGTGGCCCAATCGACCAAAACGATTTTCGTATTAGCTGGACAGAGCAATATGTCCGGTCGCGGCGGTGTCATCAAAGACTCCCACAACAACCAGAAGCTTTGGGACAGGGCGGTACCTCTAGAGTGCCAACCTCACCCCAACATCCTCCGTTTATCAGCCAAACTCAAATGGGAACCGGCAAGTGAACAAATCCACGCTGATATTGATACAAAAAAAGCTTGTGGGGTGGGGCCAGGCATGTCGTTCGCCAACGCTGTGAGGGAGCGGATCACCGGGGTTGTGGGTTTGGTGCCGTGTGCGGTGGGTGGCACGGCGATTAAAGAGTGGGCACGAGGAGAGGAATTGTATGAGAATATGGTGAAGAGAGCGAAGGAGAGTGTGAAAGATGGTGGAGAGATTAAGGGTTTATTGTGGTTCCAAGGAGAGAGTGACACATCCACCCAGATTGAAGCTGATGCGTACCAGGGGAACATGAAGAAGCTGATTGAGAATGTTAGAGAGGATCTCGGCTTGCCTTCCCTTCCTATCATCCAG GTAGCAATCGCATCAGGATTGGATGATAACTACATGGAAAAAGTAAGAGAAGCACAGCTAAACATCAATCTGCCAAATGTGGTATGTGTGGATGCCAAGGGGTTGGATCTCAAGGAGGATCATCTTCACCTAACAACCGAATCTCAGGTCAAGCTGGGCAACATGTTGGCTGATGCCTACCTCAAACATTTTGCAGCATCTCAGTAA
- the LOC127905789 gene encoding probable carbohydrate esterase At4g34215, with translation MQTLWYQGERGTSHIQDAEVYQRNMEKLIEDVREDLGLPSLPIIMATIISGDGKYVEKVREARPGINLPNMVCVDAKGLHLKEDHLQLTTESQVKLGHILADAYLKDSASSLLALLKIKGIDCPVFDLSGFCTVLLISLLFLPLLFLLIAGF, from the exons ATGCAGACTTTATGGTATCAAGGAGAGAGGGGCACGTCGCATATTCAAGATGCTGAGGTTTACCAGAGGAACATGGAGAAGCTTATTGAGGATGTTAGAGAGGATCTGGGTCTACCTTCACTTCCAATTATTATGGCAA CAATTATATCAGGAGATGGTAAGTACGTGGAAAAGGTGAGAGAAGCACGACCAGGGATTAATCTACCAAATATGGTATGCGTTGATGCCAAGGGATTGCATCTTAAAGAGGATCATCTTCAATTAACAACTGAGAGTCAGGTTAAGCTGGGCCACATATTGGCAGATGCTTACCTCAAGGATTCTGCATCTTCTTTGCTTGCTTTGCTTAAAATAAAGGGAATTGATTGCCCAGTGTTTGACTTGAGTGGATTCTGTACTGTACTGttgatttctttgttgtttctacCCCTTTTGTTTTTGCTGATTGCCGGATTCTGA